One Terrirubrum flagellatum genomic window carries:
- a CDS encoding 2-aminoethylphosphonate--pyruvate transaminase, with product MRRDPSNPLLLTPGPVSISMTTKRVMLTDRASGGVEFQADLQFARDYMVGLVGGRGDYTAVPLPGSATYANEAVIAALVPVGGKLLIHTNGVYGDRLIEICAHTGKSYGAIRTPPFTPATAAQFEAAIEADPAITHVMIVHCETSTGVLNPLEAVADVCRRHGKGLLIDAVASFGAFDIDAKRLGFQAVTVSSNKCMQAAPGIGWSVVQKTALENAKGNHSTLALDLWDQNQHMDRTAAFRFTPPTQVLAAFAQACREHQAEGGAPARFRRYSRNWRRLVDGMRQLGFVTVVPDEFASPIVATFHNPAHPAFSFERLFEGMKKRGFIIFPGRLALANTFRIGCMGDVVEADMADAVSAVAESMEEMGVVGLGRTELAMSG from the coding sequence ATGCGAAGGGACCCTTCCAATCCTCTGTTGTTGACGCCGGGCCCGGTCAGCATCTCGATGACGACCAAGCGGGTCATGCTGACGGATCGCGCATCCGGCGGCGTCGAGTTCCAGGCCGATCTGCAATTTGCGCGCGATTACATGGTGGGACTGGTGGGCGGTCGCGGCGACTACACGGCCGTTCCGTTGCCGGGCAGCGCGACTTACGCCAACGAGGCCGTGATCGCAGCGCTTGTGCCTGTCGGCGGAAAGCTTCTGATTCACACCAACGGAGTCTATGGCGATCGGCTCATCGAGATTTGTGCTCACACCGGCAAGAGTTACGGCGCGATCCGCACGCCGCCTTTCACGCCTGCGACCGCAGCGCAGTTCGAAGCGGCGATCGAAGCTGATCCGGCGATCACCCATGTGATGATTGTTCATTGCGAGACGAGCACTGGCGTATTGAATCCGCTGGAGGCTGTCGCCGATGTCTGCCGGCGCCACGGCAAGGGGTTGCTGATCGACGCGGTCGCGAGCTTCGGCGCGTTCGACATCGACGCGAAACGCCTAGGCTTTCAGGCGGTGACTGTGTCGTCAAATAAATGCATGCAGGCGGCTCCCGGCATCGGCTGGTCGGTGGTGCAAAAGACCGCGCTTGAGAATGCGAAAGGAAATCATTCCACGCTCGCGCTCGATCTCTGGGACCAGAACCAGCATATGGACCGCACGGCCGCGTTTCGGTTCACGCCGCCAACACAGGTGCTGGCGGCGTTCGCGCAGGCGTGCAGGGAGCATCAGGCGGAAGGCGGCGCTCCCGCGCGGTTCCGGCGCTACAGTCGCAATTGGCGGCGTCTCGTCGATGGCATGCGACAGCTTGGATTCGTCACGGTGGTTCCCGATGAATTCGCATCGCCAATCGTCGCCACCTTCCACAATCCCGCTCATCCCGCCTTCAGTTTCGAGCGGCTGTTCGAAGGCATGAAGAAGCGCGGCTTCATCATCTTTCCCGGCCGGCTGGCGCTCGCAAACACATTCCGCATCGGATGCATGGGCGATGTCGTCGAGGCCGACATGGCCGACGCGGTCAGCGCAGTTGCAGAATCGATGGAGGAGATGGGCGTTGTGGGCCTTGGGCGCACGGAACTGGCGATGTCCGGCTGA
- a CDS encoding ABC transporter permease — MTAIQDASIVAPLRPGARLRLPPTTIIGAAIILVLVACALFPGAIAPYDPNVFNYRALLSPPSWSHPFGTDNFGRDVLSRTIWAARVDLQIAVFCTLFPAIFGTFIGAIVGYAGGAVDSAFRRVVDVAVTIPFLVLVIAIVAVLGPGLLNMYIAVSAVNWITYARLTRGEILSQKRRDYAAAGRVMGYSAGRILFRHLLPNALSPIMVYWMTDMALAILLGSSLGYLGLGAQPPISEWGVLIGDGKNFMTTAWWMSIFPGLAIVLAGSGFSLLGDGLAALMRRR, encoded by the coding sequence ATGACCGCCATACAGGACGCGTCGATCGTGGCGCCGCTCCGGCCAGGAGCCCGCCTGCGGTTGCCGCCAACGACGATCATCGGCGCGGCGATCATTCTCGTCCTCGTCGCCTGCGCTCTCTTTCCGGGTGCGATCGCGCCCTATGATCCCAACGTTTTCAACTACCGTGCGCTTCTGTCGCCGCCGAGCTGGAGCCATCCTTTCGGCACCGACAATTTCGGCCGCGACGTTCTTTCACGCACGATCTGGGCGGCGCGCGTCGATCTGCAGATCGCGGTCTTCTGCACGCTCTTCCCCGCGATCTTCGGCACCTTCATCGGCGCCATCGTCGGTTACGCCGGAGGCGCCGTCGATTCCGCGTTTCGCAGGGTGGTCGACGTCGCCGTCACGATTCCTTTTCTCGTGCTCGTCATCGCGATTGTCGCGGTGCTCGGCCCCGGTCTGCTCAACATGTATATTGCGGTCAGCGCCGTGAACTGGATCACCTATGCGCGTTTGACGCGCGGCGAAATCCTGAGCCAGAAAAGGCGCGACTACGCCGCCGCCGGGCGCGTGATGGGCTACAGCGCCGGGCGCATTCTGTTCCGGCACCTTCTGCCGAACGCGCTGAGCCCGATCATGGTCTACTGGATGACCGACATGGCTCTGGCGATCCTGCTCGGATCAAGCCTCGGCTATCTCGGGCTGGGGGCGCAGCCGCCCATATCAGAATGGGGCGTGCTGATCGGCGACGGCAAGAATTTCATGACCACAGCTTGGTGGATGTCGATTTTTCCCGGCCTCGCCATCGTTCTCGCGGGCTCTGGATTCAGCCTGCTGGGCGACGGCCTCGCCGCTCTGATGCGACGGCGATGA
- a CDS encoding ABC transporter permease, with product MLALLARRTLHIAATVVLVALLIFGLMHFLPGDPVLMLLGDRASDEAIARMRHAMGFDRTVLEQFWEFLIRMATLQFGESVTMRVPVASLIKERLPITLMLTGMAIVLSLLIAAPLAFIAALRQGGVADAVIRLISQVSLSMPVFYIGLVLLITLAAGLRWFPVGGVGDDFLENLYYLFLPALTLALSLSAILLRNLRESLIEVLHAEYVSFATAKGLMRRTVLGRHVLRNAGISTITLLGLHIGSLIGGAVITETVFAVPGVGRLMIDSIFSRDYAVVQGLTMVISVLVSVVFLAVDALLAILDPRVSA from the coding sequence ATGCTGGCGCTGCTCGCGCGGCGGACGCTGCACATTGCGGCGACCGTCGTGCTGGTCGCCTTGCTGATTTTCGGCTTGATGCATTTTCTGCCCGGCGATCCCGTGTTGATGCTGCTCGGCGACCGCGCCTCCGATGAGGCCATCGCCCGGATGCGGCACGCCATGGGGTTCGATCGGACGGTCCTGGAACAGTTCTGGGAATTCCTGATCCGCATGGCGACACTCCAGTTCGGCGAGTCGGTCACAATGCGCGTTCCCGTGGCCTCTCTCATCAAGGAGCGTCTGCCGATCACGCTCATGCTGACCGGCATGGCGATTGTTCTTTCCCTGCTCATCGCTGCGCCGCTCGCCTTCATCGCCGCGTTGCGTCAAGGCGGCGTCGCTGACGCGGTCATTCGCTTGATCTCGCAAGTCAGCCTGTCGATGCCGGTCTTCTACATCGGTCTCGTGCTGCTCATCACGCTGGCCGCCGGGCTGCGCTGGTTTCCGGTGGGAGGCGTCGGCGACGACTTCCTTGAGAATCTCTACTATCTCTTCCTTCCCGCGCTCACGCTCGCGCTCAGCCTGTCCGCCATCCTGCTGCGTAATCTCCGGGAGTCGCTGATCGAGGTCCTGCACGCCGAATATGTCAGCTTCGCCACCGCCAAGGGCCTGATGCGGCGGACGGTGCTCGGTCGCCACGTCCTGCGCAACGCTGGCATCTCCACGATCACGCTGCTCGGGCTCCATATCGGATCTTTGATCGGCGGCGCCGTCATCACGGAGACGGTCTTCGCCGTGCCAGGTGTCGGAAGGCTGATGATCGACAGCATCTTCTCGCGCGACTACGCCGTCGTGCAAGGCTTGACCATGGTGATCTCGGTCCTTGTGTCGGTGGTCTTTCTCGCGGTCGACGCGCTGCTTGCGATACTGGATCCGCGGGTGAGCGCATGA
- a CDS encoding ABC transporter ATP-binding protein — protein sequence MTALLSVRDLGIRFGAANPVDSVSFDVNPSEMLGIVGESGSGKSITLRALLQLLPKHAATSGVALWRGRDLLSMDEADIRRARGREIAMIFQEPMTALNPVLPIGLQITESLDAHMNMRGAAARKRALELLDLVGIPDARRRLQNYPHEFSGGMRQRAMIAIALAAEPKLLLADEPTTALDVTIQDQILKLLLGLKDELQMSVILVTHDLGVVAGVCDRMVVMYAGRIMETGPVYDVFNSPAHAYTLGLMRSVPARSHARQPLPSIPGAPPALGDMPPGCRFAPRCDFATADCSRASPLLWNVADDHQTSCLHAEDIGRAARKAA from the coding sequence ATGACGGCGCTTCTGTCGGTTCGCGATCTCGGCATCCGCTTCGGCGCGGCGAATCCCGTCGACTCCGTCTCCTTCGACGTTAACCCTAGCGAGATGCTCGGAATCGTCGGCGAATCCGGCTCCGGCAAGAGCATCACACTGCGCGCGCTGCTGCAATTGCTGCCGAAACATGCGGCGACGTCAGGCGTCGCGTTGTGGCGGGGGCGTGATCTGCTCTCCATGGACGAGGCTGACATCCGCCGCGCGCGCGGCCGCGAGATCGCGATGATTTTCCAGGAGCCCATGACGGCGCTCAATCCCGTGCTGCCGATCGGACTCCAGATCACCGAAAGCCTCGACGCGCATATGAATATGCGCGGCGCCGCGGCGCGCAAGCGCGCGCTGGAGCTGTTGGACCTTGTCGGCATTCCCGACGCCAGGCGCCGGCTCCAGAACTATCCGCACGAGTTCTCGGGAGGCATGCGCCAACGCGCCATGATCGCAATCGCGCTTGCCGCCGAGCCGAAACTGTTGCTTGCCGACGAGCCCACCACAGCGCTCGACGTGACCATCCAGGACCAGATCCTCAAGCTGCTGCTCGGACTCAAGGACGAGCTGCAAATGAGCGTCATCCTGGTTACGCACGATCTCGGCGTAGTGGCCGGCGTGTGCGACCGGATGGTGGTCATGTATGCCGGCCGCATCATGGAGACCGGGCCCGTCTATGATGTGTTCAACAGTCCCGCTCACGCCTATACGCTCGGATTGATGCGGTCGGTTCCGGCGCGCTCCCATGCGCGCCAACCGCTGCCCTCAATCCCCGGCGCGCCGCCGGCCCTCGGCGACATGCCGCCAGGTTGCCGCTTCGCGCCTCGCTGTGATTTCGCGACAGCCGACTGCAGCCGGGCGTCGCCGCTCCTGTGGAATGTCGCTGACGATCACCAAACCTCATGCCTGCATGCCGAGGATATCGGCCGCGCTGCGCGGAAGGCGGCATGA
- a CDS encoding LysR family transcriptional regulator — MNLKHYEAFYWIGRLGSFHAAARQLGVSQAAISARIKEAEEALGLPLFERIGRGAMLTPKGQELLAYAAQFVALSAEVQQRIGARDALSGRVRFGATNIHALTWLPNLVERISRAYPGLTVEVAVDSSETLRAALDKGQLDIAVVAGPVDPSKLSATPVGEVSNIWVASPRLNLPTRAITARELAAWPIISDRPGTLLHALMIDWFRQDSAEPQRNHSASHLPTRIHLAKAGLGVALVSQSAAEAELATGNLVRIETTQTPPSLFYFLACATSAPSPAIRAVMDAATSLISQKGDLNGYYAAATELIAIETQKLISE, encoded by the coding sequence ATGAATCTGAAGCACTATGAAGCCTTCTATTGGATCGGCCGCCTCGGCAGCTTTCACGCCGCCGCGCGCCAACTCGGCGTTTCGCAGGCCGCGATCTCAGCGCGCATCAAGGAGGCCGAGGAGGCTCTAGGCCTGCCGCTCTTCGAGCGGATCGGCCGCGGCGCTATGCTCACGCCGAAGGGACAGGAGCTTCTTGCCTACGCAGCTCAATTCGTGGCGCTCTCGGCGGAAGTGCAGCAGCGGATCGGCGCGCGCGACGCGCTTTCGGGACGCGTCCGTTTTGGCGCCACCAACATTCACGCACTCACCTGGCTTCCCAATCTCGTTGAACGCATCTCGCGCGCCTACCCCGGATTGACGGTTGAGGTCGCGGTCGATTCCAGCGAGACGCTGCGCGCCGCGCTCGACAAGGGGCAGCTCGACATCGCTGTCGTCGCGGGGCCCGTGGATCCAAGCAAACTCTCGGCGACGCCTGTCGGCGAAGTCTCGAACATCTGGGTCGCGAGCCCGCGCCTCAATCTGCCAACGCGCGCCATCACGGCGCGAGAGCTTGCGGCGTGGCCGATCATCTCGGATCGGCCCGGCACTTTACTGCACGCATTGATGATTGACTGGTTCAGGCAGGACAGCGCCGAGCCGCAGCGCAATCACAGCGCCTCACATCTTCCGACGCGCATTCATCTCGCCAAGGCGGGACTCGGCGTCGCGCTCGTCTCGCAGTCCGCCGCCGAAGCCGAACTTGCAACGGGCAATCTCGTGCGCATCGAGACGACGCAGACGCCGCCTTCGCTGTTCTATTTTCTCGCCTGCGCGACATCGGCGCCGTCGCCGGCCATCCGCGCCGTCATGGACGCCGCCACAAGCCTCATTTCGCAGAAGGGCGATCTCAACGGCTATTACGCCGCAGCGACGGAACTGATCGCCATCGAGACACAAAAGCTGATCAGCGAATGA
- a CDS encoding aldehyde dehydrogenase family protein, protein MSAVNMAAAFLRKSCARQISKPTTMNGPAHPALPKLKLYIGGLWREGRGASLTLIEPATGEKLGEIANASSDDVDDAVAAAQAAYPGWRDTPALERAAILKRAAQRLRDNVAELALLETRNTGNPIAVMEPEVGACADFVDFFAGLTTEMKGTTIPISSRAFSMTVREPLGVVARICAFNHPLLYATAKAASALAVGNTVIIKPSDLTPLTALKAAELWSDLFPPGAYNVLPGDLATGRALVEHAGVAKISLIGSPAAGRAVMQAAGATLKKLTLELGGKNALIACADANPAAVAEAIVRGMNFRSVTGQSCGSTSRVYLHESIHDDVVARITTLIRKLRIGQPTDSTTDVGCLSSEAQFKKSLDYIEIGKREGARLVIGGGRPAAAELARGYFVEPTVFSDVTEEMRIASEEIFGPVLSVLRWSNEENVIARTNATPFGLTASIFTRDFDRAHSFASKLQAGYVWINDSAAHNLGVPFGGSKQSGFGREESIEEMFEFTQSKTINVRLIS, encoded by the coding sequence ATGTCCGCCGTGAATATGGCCGCGGCATTCCTGCGCAAGTCCTGCGCACGACAGATCAGTAAGCCGACAACGATGAATGGGCCTGCGCATCCCGCACTCCCCAAACTGAAACTTTACATAGGCGGCTTATGGCGCGAAGGGCGTGGCGCGTCTCTTACGCTGATTGAGCCGGCGACGGGTGAAAAGCTTGGCGAGATCGCGAACGCCAGTTCAGATGATGTTGATGACGCTGTGGCGGCGGCGCAGGCAGCGTATCCTGGCTGGCGCGATACGCCCGCGCTCGAACGCGCCGCGATCCTGAAACGCGCGGCGCAACGTCTGCGCGACAATGTGGCAGAGCTTGCGTTGCTTGAGACCCGCAACACAGGCAATCCGATCGCAGTCATGGAGCCGGAAGTAGGCGCCTGTGCCGATTTCGTGGACTTCTTCGCGGGTCTGACGACGGAGATGAAGGGAACGACCATCCCGATATCGTCGAGGGCGTTCAGCATGACTGTGCGCGAGCCACTCGGCGTTGTCGCGCGCATCTGCGCCTTCAATCACCCTCTCCTCTATGCAACCGCAAAAGCCGCGAGCGCGCTGGCCGTGGGCAACACTGTCATTATTAAACCGTCAGACTTGACGCCGCTGACAGCCTTGAAGGCAGCAGAATTATGGAGCGATCTATTTCCGCCGGGCGCCTATAATGTTCTGCCAGGCGACCTCGCAACCGGACGCGCGCTCGTCGAACATGCAGGTGTTGCGAAGATATCGCTGATCGGCAGCCCGGCCGCCGGGCGGGCCGTTATGCAGGCCGCTGGAGCCACGCTGAAAAAGCTCACGCTCGAACTTGGCGGCAAGAATGCGCTGATCGCTTGCGCCGACGCTAATCCTGCGGCGGTCGCGGAAGCGATCGTGCGCGGCATGAATTTCCGCTCCGTTACAGGCCAATCCTGCGGCTCGACAAGCCGCGTCTATTTGCATGAATCGATCCACGACGATGTTGTTGCGAGAATTACAACCTTGATAAGGAAGCTGAGGATCGGGCAGCCGACGGATTCGACGACAGACGTCGGCTGCCTTTCGAGCGAGGCCCAATTCAAGAAGTCGCTCGACTATATCGAGATCGGAAAGCGTGAAGGCGCGCGATTGGTGATTGGTGGCGGGCGACCGGCAGCCGCCGAGCTCGCCCGAGGATATTTTGTCGAACCAACGGTCTTCTCGGATGTAACCGAAGAAATGCGGATCGCTAGCGAGGAAATCTTCGGTCCGGTGCTATCTGTCCTGCGATGGTCGAACGAAGAAAATGTGATCGCGCGCACGAACGCCACACCATTTGGGCTCACCGCCTCGATTTTCACTCGCGACTTCGATCGCGCGCACAGCTTTGCATCGAAACTCCAGGCTGGCTATGTCTGGATCAATGATTCAGCCGCGCATAACCTTGGCGTGCCCTTTGGGGGCTCCAAGCAATCCGGCTTCGGGCGCGAGGAATCGATAGAAGAAATGTTCGAATTCACACAGAGCAAAACCATTAACGTTCGGCTGATTTCTTAA
- a CDS encoding ABC transporter substrate-binding protein codes for MSRPNRRHVLGMLPIAASAWPFRLSAQERPSIIEGAKREGKVNFANSASAAGFPRFVQAFTARYPFIDATTGLYSAPAGRVLARIDAEMKAKALTFDVLHVANLAPYLAMSQRGQLLGYRSPELDNYPPEASDRDQWAIARIVGVIMAYNKNVLSPDKAPKAWADLLRPDFRGRKLVIQDSAAGTSFNQMYLLEKKFGVDFMRQWGQQEPVVVSTTAQLIDMLVRGEALVGATVDHFRAFEPDAVKAGVVGVYPSEGMPLATAPVAIFKDAPNPNAARLLIDFILSAEGQTLLNTEIFSVYSMRKGITAPAGQLPLEQTKPMLPSDLADYERASRRFPETFDRYFKA; via the coding sequence ATGAGCCGACCGAACCGACGTCACGTCCTGGGAATGCTGCCGATTGCCGCGAGCGCGTGGCCGTTTCGTCTTTCCGCGCAGGAACGGCCGTCGATCATCGAAGGCGCGAAGCGCGAGGGCAAAGTCAATTTCGCCAACTCGGCGTCGGCCGCAGGCTTTCCACGTTTCGTCCAGGCTTTCACTGCGCGCTATCCCTTCATCGACGCGACGACAGGCCTCTACTCCGCGCCTGCGGGCCGCGTCCTCGCGCGCATCGATGCGGAGATGAAGGCGAAGGCGCTGACTTTCGACGTGTTGCATGTCGCCAATCTCGCGCCCTATCTCGCAATGTCGCAGCGCGGCCAGCTTCTCGGCTATCGCTCGCCGGAGCTCGACAATTATCCGCCGGAAGCATCCGATCGCGATCAATGGGCGATCGCGCGCATCGTCGGCGTCATCATGGCCTACAACAAGAATGTGCTGTCGCCGGACAAGGCGCCGAAGGCCTGGGCCGACCTGCTGCGGCCAGACTTTCGCGGCCGCAAGCTCGTCATCCAGGACTCTGCCGCAGGCACGAGCTTCAACCAGATGTATCTTCTGGAGAAGAAATTCGGCGTCGACTTCATGCGGCAATGGGGCCAGCAGGAGCCGGTCGTCGTCTCAACGACGGCGCAGCTCATCGACATGCTGGTGCGCGGCGAAGCGCTTGTCGGCGCCACTGTCGATCATTTCCGCGCCTTCGAGCCGGACGCGGTGAAAGCAGGCGTCGTTGGCGTTTATCCCAGCGAAGGCATGCCGCTCGCGACAGCCCCTGTCGCGATCTTCAAGGACGCGCCCAATCCAAACGCCGCGCGCCTGCTGATCGATTTCATTCTTTCCGCTGAAGGACAGACGCTGCTCAACACGGAGATTTTCAGCGTCTACTCCATGCGAAAGGGTATCACCGCGCCCGCCGGCCAGCTTCCGCTCGAACAGACGAAGCCAATGCTGCCAAGCGATCTCGCCGACTATGAGCGCGCCTCCCGCCGGTTCCCCGAGACGTTCGACCGCTACTTCAAGGCCTGA
- a CDS encoding ABC transporter substrate-binding protein: MKHRAIGFLLGILAFFPAGQASAANRGGTLVFARAIDSQFLDPAHTAQNADIWISLNLYDTLLLASADGKGTEPGLAAAHKVSGDGKTITFTMRPGLKFADGSPLSVSDVKWSLDRARSKEDGGEFSFLLASIGWIETKGDDTVIVNMKHPDPTILQALATFNAGVMPEKLVMAAPGATLLEKSKAFAERPIGSGPFVLTSWKRNAEMVMSRNPYYWKIAADGKPLPYLDSVRFLIIPDDATRILKLKAGEIDATEFVPYSRVTELKGDPKLNMVLFPAAQVNYFTLNTRPTLKDGAKNPLNDVRVRQALNYATDKDALIQVVSYGAGTPQQSFMPMSTPLSYGEGPLYPYDLGKAKKLMADAGYSGGFEITCMALAGNADDAAKLSALQQMWSQIGVKLKIEQLEAATRLARYNAADFQMRTSLWTNDINDPNEITSIIAYYPTRQSARTGWQDKRVDELFEISQEELDTGKRAAQYKEIQQRFAVAAPIIFSMEVPYPVAMLKKVKDFVQIPLGNNIFIDTYLDK; the protein is encoded by the coding sequence ATGAAACATCGTGCGATCGGGTTTCTACTTGGAATTCTGGCGTTTTTCCCCGCGGGCCAAGCCTCTGCGGCGAACCGCGGCGGCACGCTCGTCTTCGCGCGCGCAATCGACAGCCAGTTTCTCGATCCCGCTCACACGGCGCAGAACGCAGATATCTGGATCTCGCTCAATCTCTACGACACGCTGCTGCTGGCGTCAGCCGATGGAAAGGGAACCGAGCCCGGTCTCGCCGCCGCTCACAAAGTGTCCGGCGACGGCAAGACGATCACATTCACGATGCGGCCGGGCCTGAAATTCGCCGACGGCTCGCCGCTTTCGGTCAGCGACGTCAAATGGTCGCTTGATCGCGCGCGGAGCAAGGAGGATGGCGGCGAATTCAGCTTCCTGCTTGCCTCGATCGGATGGATCGAGACGAAAGGCGACGACACCGTCATCGTCAACATGAAGCATCCGGACCCGACGATCCTTCAGGCGCTGGCGACCTTCAACGCCGGCGTCATGCCGGAGAAGCTGGTGATGGCGGCGCCTGGAGCGACGTTGTTGGAAAAATCGAAAGCGTTCGCGGAGCGCCCGATCGGCTCGGGGCCGTTTGTCCTGACGAGTTGGAAGCGCAACGCTGAAATGGTGATGTCGCGCAACCCCTATTACTGGAAAATCGCCGCCGACGGGAAGCCGCTGCCCTATCTCGACTCGGTGAGGTTCCTCATCATCCCGGATGATGCGACGCGCATCCTGAAGCTGAAAGCCGGGGAGATCGATGCGACCGAGTTTGTCCCTTACTCGCGCGTAACGGAGCTCAAGGGCGATCCAAAACTCAACATGGTGCTGTTTCCGGCGGCGCAGGTGAATTATTTCACGCTCAACACCAGGCCAACGCTCAAGGATGGCGCGAAGAACCCGCTCAACGATGTTCGCGTGCGTCAGGCGTTGAATTACGCCACGGACAAGGATGCGCTTATCCAGGTCGTGTCCTACGGAGCCGGGACGCCGCAGCAGAGCTTCATGCCGATGTCGACCCCGTTGTCTTACGGCGAGGGTCCGCTCTATCCTTACGATCTGGGCAAGGCCAAGAAGCTGATGGCGGACGCTGGCTACTCCGGCGGTTTTGAGATCACGTGCATGGCGTTGGCCGGAAACGCGGATGACGCCGCCAAACTGTCGGCCTTGCAGCAGATGTGGTCGCAGATCGGCGTGAAGCTGAAGATCGAACAGCTTGAGGCGGCGACAAGGCTGGCGCGTTACAACGCCGCCGACTTCCAGATGCGCACCTCGCTCTGGACCAACGATATCAACGATCCGAACGAGATCACCTCGATCATCGCCTATTATCCGACGCGGCAATCAGCGCGCACGGGCTGGCAGGACAAGCGTGTCGACGAGCTCTTCGAGATCAGCCAGGAAGAGCTCGATACCGGGAAACGCGCGGCTCAATACAAGGAAATCCAGCAGCGTTTCGCGGTCGCCGCGCCGATCATCTTCAGCATGGAAGTGCCCTATCCCGTGGCGATGCTCAAGAAGGTCAAGGATTTCGTGCAGATTCCGCTCGGCAACAACATCTTCATCGACACCTATCTGGACAAGTAA
- a CDS encoding oligopeptide/dipeptide ABC transporter ATP-binding protein, whose amino-acid sequence MNGLLVADDLALGFPARRKMGDLLRGGPRPMVRALNGVSLAIARGETLAVVGESGCGKSTLARALVRLVEVDNGQISFDGADVRSLGGAALRQYNRRVQMIFQDPYGSLNPRMTIGQIIEEALQVHGMTAPARRAEKVAELLALVRLNADAASRFPHEFSGGQRQRIAIARALSVNPELLIADEIVSALDVSIQAQILNLLLDLQERLGLAMLFVSHDLRVVRHLAHRVAVMYLGRIVEIGPADSVFDAPRHPYTEALLRAAPRMDPSPPDAPRASRATALVGELPSPLNIPSGCPFHPRCPEKFDRCGAETPHLRITDQARFAACHLDV is encoded by the coding sequence ATGAACGGCCTGCTTGTCGCCGACGATCTCGCGCTCGGCTTTCCGGCGCGCCGCAAGATGGGCGACCTGCTGCGCGGGGGCCCACGCCCGATGGTGCGCGCGCTCAACGGGGTAAGCCTCGCCATTGCGCGCGGCGAGACGCTGGCGGTGGTCGGAGAGTCAGGTTGTGGCAAATCCACTCTGGCGCGCGCGCTGGTGCGCCTTGTGGAAGTTGACAACGGCCAGATCAGCTTTGACGGCGCGGATGTTCGCAGCCTGGGCGGAGCCGCGTTGCGCCAATATAACCGACGCGTGCAGATGATCTTTCAGGACCCTTACGGGTCGCTCAATCCCCGCATGACCATTGGCCAGATCATCGAAGAAGCGCTGCAGGTCCACGGCATGACGGCGCCCGCGCGCCGCGCCGAAAAAGTCGCAGAACTGCTCGCCCTCGTGCGCCTCAATGCTGACGCCGCCTCGCGCTTTCCCCATGAATTCTCCGGCGGCCAGCGTCAGCGCATCGCTATCGCCCGCGCGCTCTCCGTCAATCCGGAATTGCTCATTGCAGACGAGATCGTATCGGCGCTCGACGTGTCAATTCAGGCGCAGATTCTCAATCTTCTGCTCGACCTCCAGGAGCGTCTGGGTTTGGCGATGCTGTTTGTGTCGCACGACCTGCGCGTCGTGCGACACTTGGCCCACCGCGTCGCCGTGATGTATCTTGGCCGCATCGTCGAGATCGGCCCCGCAGACAGTGTTTTCGACGCGCCTCGCCACCCCTACACGGAGGCGTTGCTCCGCGCTGCGCCGCGCATGGATCCGTCGCCGCCCGACGCTCCGCGCGCCTCCCGCGCCACAGCTCTCGTCGGCGAGCTGCCGAGTCCGCTTAACATCCCTTCGGGCTGCCCGTTTCATCCGCGCTGCCCGGAAAAATTCGATCGCTGCGGGGCGGAAACGCCTCATCTCCGGATCACGGATCAAGCTCGCTTTGCGGCTTGCCATCTAGACGTTTAG